From Mycolicibacterium cosmeticum, a single genomic window includes:
- a CDS encoding RNA polymerase sigma factor — protein MTILDGVFRREWGPAVAALARWCGDLGIAEDAVQEAFTEALRSWGDHPPANPGGWLIAVARNRALDRLRRETSRPGKELAAMPIPADDRPVHPVRDDELRMMFTCAHPALDGPSQLALTLRLISGLTVPEIARALMQSEAAVGQRITRAKAKIRHANIPLRVPPAELLGERTPHVLACVYSVFTEGYWSTGGPSAIRDDLCDEGVRLAGELCALMPGVRETHALAALTLLHDSRRSTRVDADGVLTPLEEQDRTRWDRGRIARGLDRLRLAAGAAGPYLPQAVIAAAHATAPDWESTDWAVICAAYDRLIAITDSPMARANRALALGFRSGFDTGLAALDEVADDPRLTRSSVVASIRADLLRRAGRLPEAAHWYRIALDRNASEPAREFLRRRLAECGG, from the coding sequence ATGACCATCCTGGACGGCGTCTTCCGTCGTGAATGGGGGCCTGCGGTGGCCGCGCTCGCCCGCTGGTGCGGCGATCTCGGCATCGCCGAGGACGCCGTCCAGGAGGCCTTCACCGAGGCACTGCGCAGCTGGGGCGACCACCCGCCGGCCAACCCCGGCGGCTGGCTGATCGCCGTCGCGCGCAATCGGGCGCTGGATCGGTTGCGACGCGAAACATCGCGCCCCGGAAAGGAACTCGCGGCGATGCCGATTCCGGCCGACGACCGGCCCGTGCACCCGGTGCGCGATGACGAGCTGCGGATGATGTTCACCTGCGCGCACCCCGCCCTCGACGGGCCCTCGCAGCTGGCCCTCACCCTGCGGTTGATCTCGGGGTTGACGGTGCCCGAGATCGCGCGGGCGCTGATGCAGTCCGAGGCGGCCGTCGGGCAGCGGATCACCCGCGCCAAGGCCAAGATCCGGCACGCCAACATCCCGCTGCGGGTGCCGCCGGCCGAACTGCTCGGCGAGCGCACCCCGCACGTGCTGGCCTGTGTGTACTCGGTGTTCACCGAGGGGTACTGGTCGACGGGCGGGCCGTCGGCCATCCGCGACGACCTCTGCGACGAGGGGGTGCGGCTGGCCGGTGAGCTGTGCGCGCTGATGCCGGGGGTCCGCGAAACGCACGCCCTGGCCGCGCTGACCTTGCTGCACGATTCGCGGCGCAGCACCCGGGTGGACGCCGACGGTGTGCTCACGCCCCTTGAGGAGCAGGACCGCACCCGCTGGGATCGGGGCCGGATCGCGCGCGGGCTGGACCGGCTGCGGCTGGCCGCCGGCGCCGCGGGACCGTATCTGCCGCAGGCGGTGATCGCGGCCGCGCATGCCACGGCGCCGGATTGGGAGTCGACCGACTGGGCGGTGATCTGCGCGGCTTACGATCGGCTCATCGCGATCACCGATTCCCCGATGGCCCGGGCCAACCGGGCGCTGGCGCTGGGTTTCCGCTCCGGCTTCGATACCGGCCTGGCCGCGCTCGACGAGGTCGCCGACGATCCCCGACTGACCCGCTCCAGCGTGGTCGCCTCGATCCGGGCCGACCTGCTGCGCCGTGCTGGGCGGCTGCCCGAGGCGGCGCACTGGTATCGAATCGCCCTGGACCGCAACGCTTCCGAACCGGCACGGGAGTTCCTGCGCCGGCGGCTCGCCGAATGCGGGGGCTGA
- a CDS encoding SDR family NAD(P)-dependent oxidoreductase: MNRLNDKVALVTGSCRGIGHAIAEAFAREGAVTVATGRAKTDESFGPRSPGIHYRQLDVAREDDWATVIADVVDRFGRIDVLANNAGIIAYQSLHELTVAEWERVIATNQTGTWLGMRAVIPHMIDQGGGSVINVSSIWGNAAVAGAHAYHATKGAVRNMSKSAAISYAKDNVRVNSVHPGFVKTPLTDAQEAEINDFVVAQTPMGRAGRPEEIANGVVFLASDEASFVTGSELVIDGGYLAQ; the protein is encoded by the coding sequence ATGAACCGTCTCAACGACAAGGTCGCCCTGGTCACCGGCTCCTGCCGGGGTATCGGCCATGCCATCGCCGAGGCGTTCGCCAGGGAGGGCGCCGTCACCGTGGCCACCGGCCGCGCCAAGACCGACGAATCCTTCGGCCCGCGCTCGCCGGGCATCCACTACCGCCAGCTCGACGTCGCCCGCGAGGACGACTGGGCGACGGTGATCGCCGATGTGGTGGACCGGTTCGGGCGTATCGACGTGTTGGCCAACAACGCCGGCATCATCGCCTACCAGTCACTGCACGAGCTCACCGTCGCCGAGTGGGAACGGGTGATCGCCACCAATCAGACCGGCACCTGGTTGGGCATGCGCGCGGTCATCCCGCACATGATCGACCAGGGCGGCGGTTCGGTCATCAACGTGTCCTCGATCTGGGGAAACGCCGCCGTCGCCGGGGCGCACGCCTACCACGCCACGAAAGGCGCGGTGCGCAACATGTCCAAGAGCGCGGCGATCAGTTATGCCAAGGACAACGTCCGGGTGAATTCGGTGCACCCCGGCTTCGTCAAGACCCCGCTGACCGACGCCCAGGAGGCCGAGATCAACGACTTCGTGGTCGCCCAGACCCCGATGGGCCGCGCCGGCCGGCCCGAGGAGATCGCCAACGGTGTGGTCTTCCTGGCCTCGGATGAGGCCAGCTTCGTCACCGGGTCGGAACTGGTGATCGACGGGGGTTACCTGGCCCAGTGA
- a CDS encoding YciI family protein gives MYYFALLLGPERALTPAEGAAEMAAYQAFHAKAGSAIRAGDALCAAKDGKLITGWPGNPVVTDGPFAEGAEVAGGYYVLEADNLDDALALARDIPAAQYGAVEVWPMVHWGAPTEPVGAAWLGLLLEAPEDVNIPGSPEFEARVALHQEARTSIGDHVLGGAPLHPPATATTVRVRDGQVLLTDGPYAEGAEVANGFYLIRAADQDEAVKVASMIPAGSVLVRQLAGIAGL, from the coding sequence ATGTACTACTTCGCACTGCTGTTGGGCCCGGAGCGCGCACTGACCCCCGCCGAAGGCGCCGCCGAGATGGCCGCCTATCAGGCGTTCCACGCCAAGGCCGGGTCGGCGATCCGCGCCGGGGACGCGCTCTGCGCCGCCAAGGACGGCAAGCTGATCACCGGCTGGCCGGGCAATCCGGTGGTGACCGACGGTCCGTTCGCCGAAGGCGCTGAGGTGGCCGGCGGCTACTACGTGCTGGAGGCCGACAACCTCGACGACGCGCTGGCCCTGGCCCGCGACATCCCGGCCGCGCAGTACGGCGCCGTCGAGGTGTGGCCGATGGTGCACTGGGGCGCCCCCACCGAGCCCGTCGGGGCGGCGTGGCTCGGCCTGCTGCTGGAGGCACCGGAAGACGTCAACATCCCCGGCTCCCCCGAGTTCGAGGCCAGGGTGGCCCTGCATCAGGAAGCCCGCACGTCGATCGGTGACCACGTGCTGGGCGGCGCGCCGCTGCATCCGCCCGCCACGGCGACGACGGTGCGGGTGCGCGACGGGCAGGTGCTGCTGACCGACGGCCCGTATGCCGAGGGTGCCGAGGTGGCCAACGGCTTCTATTTGATCCGGGCCGCCGATCAGGACGAGGCGGTCAAGGTCGCCTCGATGATCCCCGCCGGTTCGGTGCTGGTGCGGCAGCTGGCCGGGATCGCCGGTCTGTAA
- a CDS encoding 3-hydroxyacyl-CoA dehydrogenase, whose translation MAAVSQPPVTILGAGSIGVAFAILFATNGFDVTVYDPVEEALPRAAEDLALRLEQLGTDTDRVTFTTDLPAALAGAGFVQECAPERADLKRTLLQRAAALTDADVPLVSSSSAIVASTLAEGLAPQIAARVLVGHPGNPPYLLPVVEVVPSPATADAIVADTVAVYRSAGLRPVLVRREVEGFVFNRLQGALLREAYCLVRDGVATVDDIDEVVRSGLGLRWSFMGPFETADLNTRGGIASHAAKMGPAYERMGAERGQHDPWTPELVAEVTAQRRALLDLRDWDQRVRWRDRKLIELRR comes from the coding sequence GTGGCGGCTGTGAGTCAGCCGCCGGTGACGATCCTGGGCGCCGGCTCGATCGGTGTTGCCTTCGCGATCCTGTTCGCCACCAACGGCTTCGACGTCACCGTCTACGACCCGGTCGAGGAGGCGCTGCCCAGGGCCGCCGAAGACCTGGCACTGCGGCTCGAGCAGCTCGGCACCGACACCGATCGCGTCACCTTCACCACGGATCTGCCGGCCGCCCTGGCCGGTGCCGGCTTCGTCCAGGAGTGCGCGCCCGAGCGCGCCGACCTCAAGCGGACGCTGCTGCAACGGGCCGCCGCCCTCACCGATGCGGATGTCCCGCTGGTCAGCTCGAGTTCGGCGATCGTGGCGAGCACCCTGGCCGAGGGGCTGGCGCCGCAGATCGCGGCGCGCGTCCTCGTCGGCCACCCCGGCAACCCGCCGTACCTGCTGCCGGTGGTCGAGGTGGTGCCCTCGCCGGCGACCGCGGACGCGATCGTGGCCGACACCGTCGCGGTGTACCGGTCGGCGGGCCTGCGTCCGGTGCTGGTGCGCAGGGAGGTCGAGGGGTTCGTGTTCAACCGGCTGCAGGGTGCGCTGCTGCGCGAGGCCTACTGCCTGGTCCGCGACGGCGTCGCGACGGTCGACGATATCGACGAGGTGGTCCGCAGCGGGCTCGGGCTGCGGTGGAGCTTCATGGGGCCGTTCGAAACCGCCGACCTGAACACCCGCGGCGGTATCGCCTCGCATGCCGCCAAGATGGGCCCGGCGTACGAACGGATGGGCGCCGAGCGGGGCCAACACGATCCGTGGACCCCCGAACTGGTCGCCGAGGTCACCGCGCAGCGGCGCGCCCTGCTCGATCTGCGGGACTGGGACCAGCGGGTGCGGTGGCGCGACCGCAAGCTCATCGAACTGCGCCGGTAG
- a CDS encoding iron-containing alcohol dehydrogenase — translation MTNTLTPPVRTVNEIGIGLLRQPAMVLFGAGQRRQLPRVLGALGDRVLIVTDTRMAASAEFGRITEDLTQQGVSALVYDGTEPDLPRRNVVDIAERFGACEVAAIVGIGGGSCMDLAKVASVVLTHGGDVRDYYGQFLVPGPGIPVVTVPTTGGTGAEVTCISVVFDEDQGMKVGVASPYLEAHAAIIDPELTLSCPPGLTAASGADALSHLIESFTGRAKNPDADQLSTTLYAGKNVLADVYARTGLALLNRSLPAVAADPTDLSARSDTLFGAYCAGMAINTAGTAGAHAIQSPIGALTHTPHGFGISALLPYVMRYNLPARIPEFAEIGRILGAAVESDPEERQAQSAIERIEAILATLGAPLDLRTLGLAPGDFHHVAEQAMLATRLTANNPRELTVDAVLAILRRGYDGDRGWWRL, via the coding sequence ATGACGAACACCCTCACCCCGCCCGTCCGCACCGTCAACGAGATCGGGATCGGCCTGTTGCGGCAGCCGGCGATGGTGTTGTTCGGCGCCGGGCAGCGCCGCCAGCTGCCGCGTGTCCTCGGCGCTCTCGGGGACCGCGTCCTGATCGTCACCGACACGCGGATGGCCGCCAGCGCAGAGTTCGGCCGGATCACCGAAGACCTCACCCAGCAGGGTGTTTCGGCCCTCGTCTACGACGGGACCGAACCCGACCTGCCCCGGCGCAACGTGGTGGACATCGCCGAGCGGTTCGGCGCGTGCGAGGTGGCCGCGATCGTCGGTATCGGCGGTGGATCGTGCATGGACCTGGCGAAGGTGGCCTCGGTGGTACTCACCCACGGCGGCGACGTACGCGACTATTACGGCCAGTTCCTGGTGCCGGGCCCGGGCATCCCGGTGGTCACCGTGCCCACCACCGGCGGCACCGGGGCCGAAGTCACCTGCATCTCCGTCGTTTTCGACGAGGACCAGGGCATGAAGGTCGGGGTTGCCAGCCCCTACCTGGAAGCCCACGCCGCGATCATCGACCCCGAACTGACGCTGAGCTGCCCGCCCGGGCTGACCGCCGCGTCGGGTGCCGACGCGCTGTCCCATCTCATCGAGTCGTTCACCGGGCGTGCGAAGAACCCCGACGCCGACCAACTCTCGACCACGTTGTACGCCGGCAAGAACGTGCTGGCCGACGTCTACGCGCGGACCGGGCTGGCCCTGCTGAACCGGTCGCTGCCCGCGGTGGCCGCCGACCCGACCGACCTGTCGGCCCGCTCCGACACCCTGTTCGGCGCCTACTGCGCGGGCATGGCCATCAACACCGCGGGCACCGCGGGGGCGCACGCCATCCAGTCCCCGATCGGGGCGCTCACCCACACCCCGCACGGTTTCGGCATCAGCGCACTGCTGCCGTACGTGATGCGCTACAACCTGCCGGCCCGGATTCCGGAGTTCGCCGAGATCGGCCGCATCCTCGGCGCGGCGGTGGAGTCGGATCCCGAAGAGCGGCAGGCGCAGTCGGCGATCGAACGGATCGAAGCCATCCTGGCGACCCTCGGGGCCCCGCTGGATCTGCGCACCTTGGGCCTGGCGCCCGGCGATTTCCACCATGTCGCCGAGCAGGCCATGCTGGCCACCCGCCTGACGGCCAACAATCCGCGCGAGCTGACCGTCGACGCGGTGCTGGCGATCCTGCGGCGCGGCTACGACGGGGATCGCGGCTGGTGGCGGCTGTGA
- a CDS encoding ABC1 kinase family protein, protein MSTQPSKAKHREVARLDRVPLPVEAARIGATGWQVTRAGARVVGNILGKGSLQQKIIKQVPQAFADLGPTYVKFGQIIASSPGAFGEPLSREFRGLLDRVPPADPDAVHKLFKEELGDEPQNLFKSFDETPFASASIAQVHYATLHTGEEVVVKIQRPGIRRRVAADLQILKRGAQIVELAKLGRRLSAQDVVADFSDNLAEELDFRLEAQSMDAWVAHMHASPLGENIRVAQVYWDLTSERVLTMERIQGTRIDDVAAIRKKGFDGEALVKALLFSVFEGGLRHGLFHGDLHAGNLYVDDDGKIVFFDFGIMGRIDPRTRWLLRELVYALLVKKDHAAAGKIVVLMGAVGTVKPEAQAAKDLERFATPLTMSSLGEMSYAEIGRQLSTLADAYDVKLPRELVLIGKQFLYVERYMKLLAPRWQMMSDPQFTGYFANFMVEISREHKQAEEEGNA, encoded by the coding sequence ATGAGCACTCAGCCATCGAAAGCCAAGCACCGCGAGGTCGCCAGGCTCGATCGGGTGCCGCTGCCCGTCGAAGCCGCCCGGATCGGCGCTACCGGCTGGCAGGTCACCCGGGCCGGCGCCCGCGTCGTCGGCAACATCCTGGGCAAAGGCAGCCTGCAGCAGAAGATCATCAAGCAGGTGCCCCAAGCCTTCGCCGACCTCGGCCCCACCTACGTCAAGTTCGGCCAGATCATCGCCTCCAGCCCGGGCGCCTTCGGCGAGCCGCTGTCGCGGGAATTCCGCGGACTGCTCGACCGGGTGCCGCCCGCCGACCCCGACGCCGTGCACAAGCTCTTCAAGGAGGAACTCGGCGACGAACCGCAGAACCTGTTCAAATCCTTCGACGAGACCCCGTTCGCGTCGGCGTCCATCGCCCAGGTGCACTACGCCACCTTGCACACCGGCGAAGAGGTGGTGGTCAAGATCCAGCGGCCCGGCATCCGCCGCCGGGTGGCCGCCGACCTGCAGATCCTCAAACGCGGGGCGCAGATCGTCGAGCTGGCCAAGCTGGGCCGGCGACTGTCGGCCCAGGACGTGGTCGCCGACTTCTCCGACAATCTGGCCGAGGAACTGGACTTCCGCCTGGAAGCGCAATCCATGGACGCCTGGGTGGCGCACATGCACGCCTCCCCGCTGGGCGAGAACATCCGGGTGGCGCAGGTGTACTGGGATCTGACCAGCGAGCGCGTGCTCACCATGGAGCGCATCCAGGGCACCCGCATCGACGACGTCGCCGCCATCCGCAAGAAGGGGTTCGACGGTGAGGCGCTGGTGAAGGCCCTGCTGTTCAGCGTGTTCGAGGGCGGCCTGCGGCACGGCCTGTTCCACGGTGACCTGCATGCCGGCAACCTCTACGTCGACGACGACGGCAAGATCGTCTTCTTCGACTTCGGGATCATGGGCCGCATCGACCCGCGCACCCGGTGGCTGCTGCGCGAGCTGGTCTATGCGCTGCTGGTGAAGAAGGACCATGCGGCCGCGGGCAAGATCGTGGTGTTGATGGGCGCGGTCGGCACCGTCAAGCCGGAGGCCCAGGCGGCCAAGGATCTGGAGCGTTTCGCCACGCCGCTGACCATGTCCTCGCTCGGCGAGATGAGTTATGCCGAGATCGGCAGGCAGCTCTCGACGCTGGCCGACGCCTACGACGTGAAGCTGCCGCGCGAGCTGGTGCTGATCGGCAAGCAGTTCCTCTACGTGGAGCGCTACATGAAACTGCTGGCACCGAGATGGCAGATGATGAGTGACCCGCAGTTCACCGGGTACTTCGCCAATTTCATGGTGGAGATCAGCCGGGAGCACAAACAAGCCGAAGAAGAGGGCAACGCATGA
- a CDS encoding NAD-dependent succinate-semialdehyde dehydrogenase codes for MTTTLAGPAESTVHGRRVPTGAFIDGGWRPAEKTFAVLDPATGTTIAEVADGTPADALAALDAAHAARSRWQHVTPRDRADLFARAHRLLTERADAFAEVMTAESGKPLTESRAEFALSAEFFLWYTEQIAHLHGTYAPSSHGGYRVITTHQPVGPALLITPWNFPMLMIARKAGAALAAGCPVIVKSAKETPLTCALFVETLREAGFPDGVVNLVHTTDSAGVSAALMADERLRKVSFTGSTGVGATLLAQAAPGIINASMELGGDGPFVVLDDADVELAAQQAVVCKFRNAGQACVAANRIIVHSAVAEAFTTRFVELTELLTVGNGFDPGVDVGPIISARQRDSVLELVDVLHAAGAELLTGGSALPGAGYFFSPTVFRVPGRPEQLCSRELFAPVATIYEVASTAEAVGFANDTRYGLAAYVFTKDLSRAVAVAERLDFGMVGINRGIMADPAAAFGGTKASGLGREGGHDAIYDYLEPKYLALTVDEEEGLS; via the coding sequence ATGACCACCACCCTTGCCGGCCCCGCCGAATCCACCGTGCACGGCCGACGTGTGCCCACCGGAGCGTTCATCGACGGCGGGTGGCGCCCGGCCGAGAAGACCTTCGCGGTGCTGGATCCGGCCACCGGGACCACCATCGCCGAGGTCGCCGACGGCACCCCGGCCGATGCGCTCGCGGCCCTGGACGCCGCGCACGCCGCCCGGTCCCGCTGGCAGCACGTCACCCCGCGGGACCGTGCCGACCTGTTCGCACGCGCGCACCGGCTGCTGACGGAGCGGGCCGATGCGTTCGCCGAGGTGATGACCGCCGAGAGCGGTAAACCGTTGACCGAGTCGCGCGCCGAGTTCGCCTTGAGCGCCGAGTTCTTCCTCTGGTACACCGAGCAGATCGCCCACCTGCACGGCACCTATGCACCGTCGTCGCACGGCGGGTACCGGGTGATCACCACCCATCAACCGGTCGGCCCGGCGCTGCTGATCACGCCGTGGAACTTCCCGATGCTGATGATCGCGCGCAAGGCCGGGGCCGCGCTGGCCGCCGGCTGCCCGGTGATCGTCAAGAGCGCCAAGGAAACTCCGCTGACCTGTGCGCTGTTCGTGGAGACGCTGCGCGAAGCGGGCTTCCCGGACGGGGTGGTCAACCTGGTGCACACCACCGACTCGGCGGGGGTATCGGCGGCGTTGATGGCCGACGAGCGGCTGCGCAAGGTCAGCTTCACCGGATCCACCGGCGTCGGCGCCACGCTGCTGGCCCAGGCCGCGCCGGGGATCATCAACGCGTCCATGGAACTCGGTGGTGACGGGCCGTTCGTGGTGCTCGACGACGCCGACGTCGAGCTGGCCGCCCAGCAGGCGGTCGTGTGCAAGTTCCGCAATGCCGGCCAGGCGTGTGTGGCGGCCAACCGGATCATCGTGCACAGCGCCGTCGCAGAGGCGTTCACCACCCGGTTCGTCGAACTGACCGAACTGTTGACCGTCGGCAACGGCTTCGACCCGGGCGTCGACGTCGGGCCCATCATCTCGGCGCGGCAACGGGATTCGGTGCTCGAGCTGGTCGACGTGCTGCACGCCGCCGGCGCCGAGCTGCTGACCGGGGGTAGCGCACTGCCCGGCGCCGGATACTTCTTCTCCCCCACCGTGTTCCGGGTGCCCGGCCGCCCGGAGCAGCTGTGCAGCCGCGAACTGTTCGCCCCGGTGGCGACCATCTACGAGGTCGCCTCGACCGCCGAGGCCGTGGGGTTCGCCAACGACACCCGCTACGGGTTGGCCGCCTACGTGTTCACCAAGGATCTGTCCCGGGCCGTCGCCGTCGCCGAACGCCTCGACTTCGGCATGGTCGGAATCAACCGCGGCATCATGGCCGACCCGGCCGCCGCATTCGGCGGTACCAAGGCGTCCGGACTGGGCCGCGAAGGCGGCCATGACGCCATCTACGACTACCTCGAACCGAAGTATCTGGCCCTCACGGTCGACGAGGAGGAAGGCCTGTCATGA
- a CDS encoding sigma-54-dependent Fis family transcriptional regulator — MSERLGEPRFEEIRAQFLSSADQAVPAEVLASWLRSTDALGAPGNVRDVPRVDEDLLDNHLLEMFQAPMARAAEDLAGSGMGLLLADAQGRIVQRWSQDSVAMNQLDRLGTVRGAVLAEDVVGTNGVGTALAAGKSVLIQGAEHFADVYQNALCTGAPVWHPITGKLLAAVTMSTRIDERSGLLLPLTNSLAAQLQQHVLDVAQPGARAMLAAFLDASKRHDGPVVAFGPDGLTMRSRRAGELTQSDVDLIGHLCAGLRHDTRMTAELSVGSTAVDVRVLDGAAGMVAALRPAPRTSVGHPGPAADALVGQTKSWLHAAHQVSRHIAAGAPLLIAGESGTGKTSLALGRPHRLGAVAGDVAVVHTAQRQIIGEQAWLQELAGLLATAPRIIIRAVEHLDARALDALRALIDDSAASVLLTATADSQAAAEARAGRLGVAMVWVPPLRERTADLGALWNAFVAQRSPGLRLALSEDARRALEAAGWPGNLVELRTVVAQLVSDGVRGVVRLDRLPDALRARRSWSMIERTEMETIRRALQEAGGNRSKAAELLGVSRATIHRKLKTYHLDG, encoded by the coding sequence GTGTCGGAGCGACTCGGCGAACCGCGGTTCGAGGAGATCCGCGCGCAGTTCCTGTCCTCCGCCGATCAGGCGGTGCCCGCCGAGGTGTTGGCCTCCTGGCTGCGGTCCACCGACGCTCTGGGCGCGCCGGGCAACGTCCGCGACGTCCCGCGGGTGGACGAAGACCTGCTGGACAACCATCTGCTGGAGATGTTCCAGGCGCCGATGGCGCGCGCCGCCGAGGATCTGGCCGGTTCGGGCATGGGCCTGCTGCTCGCCGACGCCCAGGGCCGGATCGTGCAGCGCTGGTCGCAGGACTCGGTGGCGATGAACCAGCTGGACCGGCTCGGCACGGTGCGCGGTGCCGTGCTGGCCGAGGACGTGGTCGGCACCAACGGCGTGGGCACCGCACTGGCCGCCGGCAAGAGTGTGCTCATCCAGGGCGCCGAACACTTCGCCGACGTCTACCAGAACGCGCTGTGCACGGGGGCGCCGGTGTGGCATCCGATCACCGGCAAGCTGCTGGCCGCGGTCACCATGTCCACCCGGATCGACGAACGCAGCGGCCTGCTGCTGCCGTTGACCAATTCGCTTGCCGCCCAACTCCAGCAGCACGTCCTCGACGTCGCGCAGCCCGGTGCCAGGGCCATGCTGGCGGCGTTCCTGGACGCCTCGAAACGGCACGACGGCCCCGTGGTGGCGTTCGGTCCGGACGGGCTGACGATGCGTAGCAGACGCGCCGGCGAACTGACCCAGTCCGATGTCGATCTGATCGGCCATTTGTGCGCGGGACTGCGGCACGACACCAGGATGACCGCCGAACTGTCGGTCGGCAGCACGGCCGTCGACGTCCGGGTGCTCGACGGTGCGGCCGGCATGGTCGCCGCGCTACGGCCGGCGCCACGCACGTCGGTGGGCCATCCCGGCCCGGCCGCCGACGCCCTGGTCGGGCAGACGAAATCCTGGCTGCATGCCGCACACCAGGTCAGCAGGCATATCGCCGCGGGTGCCCCGCTGCTCATCGCCGGTGAGTCGGGCACCGGGAAAACCTCACTGGCACTTGGCCGTCCGCACCGTCTGGGCGCCGTCGCCGGCGATGTCGCGGTGGTGCACACCGCGCAACGGCAGATCATCGGCGAGCAGGCCTGGCTGCAGGAGCTCGCCGGCCTGCTGGCCACCGCACCGCGCATCATCATCCGCGCCGTCGAGCACCTCGACGCGCGGGCCCTCGATGCGCTCCGCGCCCTGATCGACGACAGCGCCGCGTCGGTGCTGCTGACCGCCACCGCCGACAGTCAGGCCGCCGCCGAGGCGCGCGCCGGCCGGCTCGGCGTGGCGATGGTGTGGGTCCCGCCGCTGCGCGAGCGCACCGCCGATCTGGGGGCGCTGTGGAATGCGTTCGTCGCGCAACGCTCACCGGGCTTGCGGCTGGCCCTGTCCGAGGACGCCCGCCGCGCGCTGGAGGCCGCCGGGTGGCCGGGCAACCTCGTCGAGCTGCGCACCGTGGTCGCCCAGCTGGTGTCCGACGGTGTGCGGGGCGTGGTGCGGCTGGACCGGCTGCCCGATGCCCTGCGCGCCCGCCGCTCGTGGTCGATGATCGAACGCACCGAGATGGAGACCATCCGGCGCGCATTACAGGAGGCCGGCGGCAACCGCTCGAAAGCGGCTGAGCTGTTGGGTGTTTCCCGCGCGACCATCCACCGCAAGCTCAAGACCTATCACCTGGACGGTTAG
- a CDS encoding alpha/beta fold hydrolase produces MTVRTGTAKHGDIEIVYEDFGNPDDPAVLLVMGLGAQLLLWRKGFVEKLVDQGLRVIRFDNRDIGLSTKLPHARSGAPLPTRMARSFLGLRSPAGYTLEDMADDAAALLDHLSIDRAHIVGASMGGMIAQVFAARHAHRTRSLGVIFSSNNQALLPPPGPKQLLAILQKPKEATREAIVENSVRVLSIIGSPGFPTPPERARADAIESYERSYYPAGVGRQFAAIMGSGSLRRYNRQITAPTVVIHGKADKLMRPSGGRAIARAIPGARLVLFDGMAHDLPEALWDDIVGELKSNFAS; encoded by the coding sequence ATGACCGTCCGTACCGGCACCGCCAAGCACGGTGACATCGAGATCGTCTACGAGGATTTCGGCAATCCCGACGACCCGGCCGTCCTGCTGGTCATGGGGCTGGGCGCGCAACTGTTGTTGTGGCGCAAGGGTTTCGTCGAGAAACTGGTCGACCAGGGTTTGCGTGTCATCCGCTTCGACAACCGCGATATCGGGCTGTCCACCAAGCTGCCCCACGCCCGCAGCGGCGCGCCGCTGCCGACCCGGATGGCCCGGTCCTTCCTCGGGTTGCGCAGCCCGGCCGGTTACACCCTGGAGGACATGGCCGATGACGCGGCCGCGCTGCTGGATCACCTGAGCATCGACCGGGCGCACATCGTCGGCGCGTCGATGGGCGGCATGATCGCCCAGGTTTTCGCCGCCCGGCACGCGCACCGCACCCGCAGCCTGGGCGTCATCTTCTCCAGCAACAACCAGGCGCTGCTGCCCCCGCCCGGGCCCAAACAACTGCTGGCCATCCTGCAGAAACCCAAGGAGGCCACCCGGGAGGCCATCGTCGAGAACTCGGTGCGGGTGCTGAGCATCATCGGCAGCCCGGGGTTCCCCACGCCACCGGAGCGGGCCCGCGCCGACGCCATCGAGAGCTACGAGCGCTCGTACTACCCGGCCGGGGTGGGCAGACAATTCGCGGCCATCATGGGCAGTGGCAGCCTGCGGCGTTACAACCGGCAGATCACCGCGCCGACGGTGGTGATCCACGGCAAGGCTGACAAGCTGATGCGCCCGTCCGGAGGCCGGGCGATCGCCAGGGCCATCCCCGGTGCCCGGCTGGTGCTGTTCGACGGAATGGCCCACGACCTGCCCGAAGCCCTGTGGGATGACATCGTCGGCGAGTTGAAGTCGAACTTCGCGAGCTGA